A region from the Deltaproteobacteria bacterium GWA2_45_12 genome encodes:
- a CDS encoding 30S ribosomal protein S3 encodes MGQKTHPIGFRIGIIRPWLSKWYAKKEYAKWLHEDIKFRDLIKKRLQGMGIAKIDIDRASTKVKIIIHTSRPGLVIGKKGSGIDALKVDLQKMTKNEVFLNIQEVRRPELDAYLVAENIALQLERRVAYRRAMKKAVQMSLKFGAKGIKIKCGGRLAGSEIARSEWYREGRVPLHTLRADIDYGLAEANTTYGIIGVKVWIYRGDVVIQ; translated from the coding sequence ATGGGTCAAAAAACGCATCCAATTGGTTTTCGTATCGGGATTATCCGACCTTGGCTTTCAAAATGGTATGCCAAAAAAGAGTATGCCAAATGGCTCCACGAGGACATCAAATTTAGAGACCTGATCAAAAAACGGTTACAGGGCATGGGTATTGCCAAAATCGATATCGATCGTGCCTCAACCAAGGTCAAAATTATCATCCATACTTCTCGTCCCGGGTTGGTTATCGGTAAAAAAGGAAGCGGCATTGATGCCCTTAAAGTTGATTTACAGAAAATGACCAAGAACGAAGTATTTTTAAACATCCAGGAAGTACGTCGTCCGGAATTGGATGCCTACCTGGTTGCCGAAAATATTGCTCTTCAGTTAGAACGTCGTGTGGCTTATCGTCGTGCCATGAAAAAGGCCGTGCAGATGTCTCTTAAGTTTGGAGCCAAGGGGATTAAAATCAAGTGTGGCGGGCGTTTGGCAGGTTCTGAAATTGCCCGTTCGGAATGGTATCGTGAAGGCAGAGTTCCCTTGCATACCTTGCGTGCCGATATCGATTATGGTCTGGCTGAAGCCAACACCACCTACGGAATTATTGGCGTAAAGGTTTGGATTTATCGTGGAGATGTGGTGATTCAATAG
- a CDS encoding 50S ribosomal protein L22: MEAKAKFTYIRQSPRKLRLVVDLVRGKGVQEALDCLKFQRKVGAVDVSKLIRSAVANALQKGGARADRLFVKTIMVDQAAIMKRFMPRAKGSASSIQKKLSHMTVVLDERI; the protein is encoded by the coding sequence ATGGAAGCAAAAGCAAAATTTACATATATTCGTCAATCGCCAAGAAAGCTTCGGCTGGTGGTTGATTTGGTTCGTGGTAAAGGTGTTCAGGAAGCCCTGGATTGCTTAAAGTTCCAACGTAAAGTTGGAGCGGTCGATGTAAGCAAACTAATTCGTTCAGCGGTGGCCAATGCCCTTCAAAAGGGAGGTGCCCGTGCTGACAGGCTTTTTGTAAAAACGATTATGGTTGATCAGGCAGCTATCATGAAACGGTTTATGCCCCGCGCTAAAGGCTCGGCATCTTCCATTCAGAAAAAGTTGTCCCACATGACTGTTGTCTTAGACGAAAGGATTTAA
- a CDS encoding 30S ribosomal protein S19, giving the protein MGRSIKKGPFVDLHLAKKVDDSVRNNNKKVIKTWSRRSTITPDFIGLTFAVHNGRKFIPVFVTENMVGHKLGEFAATRTFMVHSGDRKVKADEGPRSPAPAAK; this is encoded by the coding sequence ATGGGTCGCTCGATTAAAAAAGGTCCTTTTGTAGATTTGCATTTGGCCAAAAAAGTGGATGATTCTGTTCGTAATAACAATAAAAAGGTGATCAAAACTTGGTCGCGTCGCTCAACAATTACTCCCGATTTTATCGGATTGACTTTTGCGGTTCATAATGGCCGCAAGTTCATCCCTGTGTTTGTCACTGAAAACATGGTGGGGCATAAATTGGGTGAGTTTGCTGCAACTCGCACCTTTATGGTTCATTCAGGGGACCGTAAAGTGAAGGCGGATGAAGGACCCAGATCTCCTGCTCCCGCAGCCAAATAA